From the genome of Parazoarcus communis, one region includes:
- a CDS encoding NADH-quinone oxidoreductase subunit M produces MTDIPLLSLAVWVPIIGGLLVLATGSDRNAPMARALALLVAIAGLVVTLPLYTGFDVGTSAMQFVELMPWVPRFNINYHLGVDGISVLFVILNAFITVIVVVAGWQVIEQKVAQYMAAFLIMSGLMNGIFSALDGVLFYVFFEASLIPLYLVIGIWGGPNRVYAAIKFFLYTLAGSLLMLIALLYLFMESGGSFNILDWHQLPLGIDAQTLIFFAFLVAFGVKVPMWPVHTWLPDAHVEAPTGGSVVLAAIALKLGAYGFLRFSLPIVPDAAMQLAPLVITLSLIAVVYIGFVALAQADMKKLVAYSSISHMGFVTLGFFMFNPLAMEGALVQMISHGFVSAAMFLCIGVLYDRMHSRQIADYGGVVHRMPKFAAFFMLFAMANAGLPATSGFVGEFMVVLGAVQFNFWVAFLAATTLIVGAAYTLWMYKRVVFGPVANDHVAKLDDINGREFAFLGILALFVLAMGLYPFPFTEVMHASVDELLRHVAVSKL; encoded by the coding sequence ATGACGGACATTCCCCTCCTCAGTCTGGCGGTTTGGGTGCCAATTATTGGCGGGCTGCTGGTGCTCGCCACTGGCTCCGACCGCAACGCCCCGATGGCACGTGCGTTAGCACTGCTGGTGGCGATTGCCGGCCTCGTCGTGACGCTTCCCCTCTACACCGGCTTCGACGTCGGCACGAGTGCGATGCAGTTCGTTGAACTCATGCCCTGGGTGCCCCGGTTCAACATCAACTACCACCTCGGTGTGGACGGGATCTCGGTGTTGTTCGTGATCCTCAACGCCTTCATTACCGTGATCGTGGTGGTCGCGGGATGGCAGGTCATTGAGCAGAAGGTCGCCCAGTACATGGCTGCGTTCCTGATCATGTCGGGTCTGATGAACGGGATCTTCTCCGCGCTGGATGGTGTGCTGTTCTATGTCTTCTTCGAAGCTTCGCTGATTCCGCTGTATCTCGTGATCGGTATCTGGGGCGGGCCGAACCGGGTCTATGCGGCCATCAAGTTCTTCCTTTACACGCTGGCCGGTTCGCTGCTGATGCTGATTGCGCTGCTCTACCTCTTCATGGAGTCGGGTGGCAGCTTCAATATCCTCGACTGGCATCAGCTGCCGCTCGGGATCGACGCGCAGACGCTGATCTTCTTTGCCTTCCTGGTGGCGTTTGGTGTCAAGGTGCCGATGTGGCCGGTGCATACGTGGTTGCCGGATGCCCACGTCGAGGCGCCGACGGGTGGCTCGGTGGTGCTGGCTGCAATTGCACTGAAGCTCGGCGCATACGGTTTCCTGCGCTTCTCGCTGCCGATCGTGCCGGATGCGGCGATGCAGCTGGCGCCGCTGGTGATCACCCTGTCGCTGATCGCTGTCGTCTATATCGGCTTCGTTGCGCTGGCGCAGGCCGACATGAAGAAACTGGTGGCCTATTCCTCCATCTCGCACATGGGCTTCGTGACCCTTGGCTTCTTCATGTTCAACCCGCTGGCGATGGAAGGTGCGCTCGTTCAGATGATTTCGCACGGTTTCGTATCCGCCGCGATGTTCCTTTGTATCGGCGTGCTCTACGACCGGATGCACTCCCGCCAGATCGCCGATTACGGTGGCGTCGTGCATCGCATGCCGAAGTTCGCTGCGTTCTTCATGCTGTTTGCGATGGCCAACGCCGGCCTGCCGGCGACCAGCGGTTTCGTTGGTGAGTTCATGGTCGTGCTGGGTGCAGTCCAGTTCAACTTCTGGGTGGCCTTCCTCGCCGCCACCACGCTGATCGTGGGTGCTGCCTATACCTTGTGGATGTACAAGCGCGTCGTGTTCGGCCCGGTCGCAAACGACCATGTCGCCAAACTCGATGACATCAATGGGCGCGAGTTTGCCTTTCTTGGCATCCTGGCGCTGTTCGTGCTGGCGATGGGCCTTTATCCCTTCCCCTTTACCGAGGTGATGCATGCTTCGGTGGATGAACTCCTGCGGCATGTTGCCGTGAGCAAGCTCTGA
- the nuoI gene encoding NADH-quinone oxidoreductase subunit NuoI: MGANEYIGSLFLKELVKGLALTGRHFFQRKITVQFPEEKTPQSARFRGLHALRRYPNGEERCIACKLCEAVCPAMAITIDSDQRDDGSRRTTRYDIDLTKCIFCGFCEEACPVDAIVETRVFEYHGEKRGDLYYTKQMLLAVGDRHEAQIAADREQEAKYR; this comes from the coding sequence ATGGGTGCCAACGAATACATCGGAAGCCTGTTCCTGAAGGAACTGGTCAAGGGCCTCGCCCTGACCGGCAGGCATTTTTTCCAGCGCAAGATCACGGTTCAGTTCCCCGAGGAAAAAACGCCGCAAAGCGCTCGTTTCCGCGGCCTGCATGCCTTGCGTCGCTATCCCAACGGCGAAGAGCGCTGTATTGCATGCAAGCTGTGTGAAGCGGTCTGCCCGGCGATGGCGATCACGATCGATTCCGATCAGCGCGATGACGGCTCCCGCCGCACCACGCGTTACGACATCGATCTGACCAAATGCATTTTCTGCGGCTTCTGCGAAGAGGCCTGCCCGGTCGACGCGATCGTTGAAACACGGGTGTTCGAGTATCACGGTGAGAAGCGTGGCGATCTCTACTACACCAAGCAGATGCTGCTTGCAGTGGGCGACCGGCACGAGGCTCAGATTGCGGCCGATCGCGAGCAGGAAGCGAAGTACAGATAA
- the nuoL gene encoding NADH-quinone oxidoreductase subunit L: MTDMQKLYLLVPLAPLFGAIMAGLFGKAIGRAGAHIVTILGVAVALVASVVIYQDVQAGNTFNGTIYTWMQAGGIDFEVGFQIDALTVMMMLVVTFVSLMVHIYTIGYMSEDPGYQRFFSYISLFTFSMLMLVMSNNFLQLFFGWEAVGLVSYLLIGFWYERPTAIYANLKAFLVNRVGDFGFLLGIGLIVAYTGSLNYAEVFAKSNELAGMTMDVTGWPLLTAICICLFIGAMGKSAQVPLHVWLPDSMEGPTPISALIHAATMVTAGIFMVARMSPLFELSDTALSFVLIIGATTALFMGFLGIIQNDIKRVVAYSTLSQLGYMTVALGVSAYSAAVFHLMTHAFFKALLFLGAGSVIIGMHHDQDMRNMGGLWKYMPITWFTSLLGSLALIGFPFFSGFYSKDSIIEAVHASTIPGAGYALFCVLLGVFVTAFYSFRMYFLVFHGKERFGQDHGHHEHHGDHDDEEPAADHHHGLAPGQKPHESPLVVTVPLILLAIPSVLIGFFTIEPMLFGEWFKGVIFFGENHVGLSELAENFHGPIAMALHGLQTAPFWLAMGGVAVAWYFYMVNPGIPAAIQRTFKPLHTLLENKYYFDRFNEIVFAGGARLLGKALWKGGDQGLIDGVVVNGTAKLVGWVSRISSLFQTGHLYQYAFTMIIGVFVLLTFWLNRA, encoded by the coding sequence ATGACGGACATGCAGAAGCTTTACCTCCTTGTGCCGCTCGCGCCGCTCTTTGGCGCGATCATGGCCGGTCTCTTTGGCAAGGCGATCGGTCGTGCCGGGGCGCACATCGTCACCATTCTCGGTGTGGCGGTCGCACTGGTCGCGTCGGTGGTCATTTACCAGGACGTTCAGGCGGGCAACACCTTCAACGGAACGATCTACACCTGGATGCAGGCAGGGGGGATCGACTTCGAGGTCGGCTTCCAGATCGACGCACTGACCGTGATGATGATGCTGGTCGTGACCTTCGTCTCGCTGATGGTGCACATCTACACCATCGGCTACATGTCGGAAGATCCTGGCTACCAGCGTTTCTTCAGCTACATCTCGCTGTTCACCTTCTCCATGCTGATGCTGGTGATGTCGAACAACTTCCTTCAGCTGTTCTTCGGCTGGGAAGCAGTGGGCCTTGTGTCCTACCTGCTGATCGGCTTCTGGTACGAGCGTCCGACTGCGATCTACGCCAACCTGAAGGCTTTCCTGGTCAACCGCGTGGGTGACTTCGGTTTCCTGCTCGGCATCGGCCTCATCGTTGCCTACACCGGCAGCCTCAACTACGCGGAAGTGTTCGCCAAGTCGAACGAGCTCGCCGGGATGACGATGGACGTGACCGGCTGGCCGCTGCTGACCGCGATCTGTATCTGCCTCTTCATCGGCGCGATGGGCAAGTCGGCCCAGGTGCCGCTGCATGTCTGGCTGCCCGACTCGATGGAAGGTCCGACGCCGATCTCCGCGCTGATCCACGCAGCGACCATGGTGACCGCCGGTATCTTCATGGTGGCGCGCATGTCACCGCTGTTCGAACTGTCGGATACCGCGCTGTCCTTCGTTCTCATCATTGGTGCCACCACGGCGTTGTTCATGGGTTTCCTCGGCATCATCCAGAACGACATCAAACGCGTGGTTGCGTACTCGACGCTGTCGCAGCTCGGCTACATGACCGTGGCGCTCGGCGTGTCTGCGTATTCCGCCGCGGTGTTTCACCTGATGACGCACGCCTTCTTCAAGGCCTTGCTGTTCCTTGGCGCCGGTTCGGTCATCATCGGCATGCATCACGATCAGGACATGCGCAACATGGGCGGTCTGTGGAAGTACATGCCCATCACCTGGTTCACCTCCTTGCTGGGTTCGCTGGCACTGATCGGATTCCCGTTCTTCTCCGGCTTCTATTCCAAGGACTCGATCATCGAAGCCGTTCATGCCTCGACGATCCCCGGTGCAGGCTATGCGCTGTTCTGCGTGTTGCTGGGCGTATTTGTCACCGCGTTCTACTCCTTCCGCATGTACTTCCTGGTCTTCCACGGCAAGGAACGCTTCGGGCAGGACCACGGGCATCACGAGCACCACGGAGACCACGATGACGAGGAGCCTGCAGCCGACCATCATCACGGCCTGGCTCCGGGACAGAAGCCGCACGAGTCGCCGCTGGTCGTGACCGTGCCGCTGATCCTGCTGGCCATTCCGTCGGTGCTGATCGGTTTCTTCACCATCGAACCGATGCTGTTCGGCGAATGGTTCAAGGGCGTCATCTTCTTCGGTGAAAACCATGTCGGACTGAGCGAGCTTGCCGAGAACTTCCATGGTCCGATCGCAATGGCCTTGCACGGGCTGCAGACGGCGCCGTTCTGGCTGGCAATGGGCGGTGTTGCGGTGGCCTGGTACTTCTACATGGTCAATCCGGGGATTCCCGCTGCGATCCAGCGCACCTTCAAGCCGCTGCACACGCTGCTCGAGAACAAGTACTACTTTGACCGGTTCAACGAGATTGTCTTCGCGGGCGGTGCTCGCCTGCTCGGCAAGGCATTGTGGAAGGGGGGTGATCAGGGCCTGATCGACGGTGTGGTCGTGAATGGCACTGCGAAGCTGGTGGGCTGGGTGTCGCGGATTTCCAGTCTGTTCCAGACCGGGCACCTGTATCAGTACGCCTTCACCATGATCATTGGCGTGTTCGTTCTGCTGACATTCTGGCTCAATCGTGCTTAA
- the nuoH gene encoding NADH-quinone oxidoreductase subunit NuoH: MEAMLQPVADLFGPTWPAVWTLLKIVAIIAPLLGCVAYLTLAERKVIGFMQVRIGPNRVGPFGLLQPIADGVKLLLKEIIIPSGANKGLFILGPILAIAPSLAAWSVVPFSDGMVLANVNAGLLFLLAITSMEVYGVIVAGWASNSKYPFLGSMRAAAQMVSYEVSMGFALICVLLISASLNLTDIVTSQGEGRFHDMGLSFLSWNWLPLFPMFVVYVISGIAETNRAPFDVVEGEAEVVAGHMVEYSGMAFALFFLAEYANMILVSILTSILFLGGWLSPVGFLPDGFPWLALKTACILFLFLWARATFPRFRYDHIMRLGWKVFIPVTLVWVVVVAVWMMSPLSIWK, from the coding sequence ATGGAAGCGATGCTGCAACCGGTTGCCGACCTCTTCGGCCCCACCTGGCCCGCCGTCTGGACGCTGCTAAAGATCGTCGCGATCATTGCGCCGCTGCTTGGCTGCGTGGCTTACCTGACGCTCGCCGAGCGCAAGGTCATTGGCTTCATGCAGGTCCGGATCGGCCCCAACCGCGTCGGTCCCTTCGGTCTGCTGCAGCCGATCGCCGATGGCGTGAAGCTGCTCCTCAAGGAAATCATCATTCCGAGTGGCGCCAACAAGGGCCTGTTCATCCTTGGACCGATCCTCGCGATCGCCCCTTCGCTCGCTGCGTGGTCGGTGGTTCCCTTCAGCGACGGAATGGTGCTTGCAAACGTCAACGCAGGTCTGCTGTTCCTGCTCGCCATCACTTCGATGGAGGTCTATGGCGTGATCGTCGCAGGCTGGGCGTCGAACTCGAAGTATCCCTTCCTTGGATCGATGCGCGCTGCCGCGCAGATGGTTTCCTACGAAGTGTCGATGGGTTTCGCGCTGATCTGTGTGCTGCTGATTTCAGCCAGCCTGAACCTGACCGATATCGTGACCTCCCAGGGCGAGGGTCGTTTCCACGACATGGGGCTGTCCTTCCTGTCCTGGAACTGGCTGCCCCTGTTTCCGATGTTCGTGGTGTACGTGATCTCGGGTATCGCCGAGACCAACCGCGCTCCGTTCGACGTCGTTGAAGGCGAAGCCGAAGTCGTGGCCGGTCACATGGTTGAGTATTCGGGCATGGCGTTTGCACTGTTCTTCCTCGCCGAATACGCAAACATGATCCTGGTTTCGATTCTGACCTCGATCCTGTTCCTTGGTGGCTGGCTGTCGCCGGTGGGTTTCCTGCCCGATGGTTTCCCCTGGCTGGCGCTCAAGACGGCATGCATCCTGTTCCTGTTCCTGTGGGCACGAGCAACCTTTCCCCGGTTCCGTTACGACCACATCATGCGTCTGGGCTGGAAAGTTTTCATTCCGGTCACCCTGGTCTGGGTGGTCGTGGTGGCGGTGTGGATGATGTCCCCGCTGTCGATCTGGAAGTGA
- the nuoG gene encoding NADH-quinone oxidoreductase subunit NuoG: MLEIEIDGKQVQVPDGSTVMDAASMTGSYIPHFCYHKKLSIAANCRMCLVQVEKAPKPLPACATPVTNGMKVWTQSELAVKAQKGVMEFLLINHPLDCPICDQGGECQLQDLAVGYGGSQSRYQEEKRVVFNKNLGSLVSTDMTRCINCTRCVRFTTEIAGEMELGQAFRGEHAEIMTFVEKTVDSELSGNIIDLCPVGALTSKPFRFAARTWELSRRKSVSPHDALGANLIVQTKHEVVKRVLPHENEALNECWLSDKDRFSYEGLSSEDRLTQPMIKQGGEWKATDWQTALEFVATGLKGISKDYSPASIGALASPHSTVEELHLLQKLVRGLGSDNIDFRLRQTDFRADASRSAAPWLGMPVAGVSDLNRLLVVGSFLRKDAPLLAQRVRQAAKRGLHVSAVGPTAEDWLIPVRQRALVAPDAMVATLAGIVVALAAEKGVAVSEGLSAQLPASASESETGIAQSLASGRKVAVWLGNLAVQHPRAAELQVLAQEIARLSDGVFGFIGEAANSVGAYLAGAVPAGAGLNARAMLEDPRKAYIVMGAEPALDFADGALATSALASAQLVVALTAFGSDSLRETADVMLPIAPFSETSGTFVNCEGTAQSFNAVAKQLGDTRPGWKVLRVLGNLLQLDGFDQGDSEAVRAEVLGAVSPASLGNSVSGIDIAGSTAIAGLQRVADVPIYFADPLVRRAPSLQKTKDAAAPSARMSGSTLASLGVNSGERVRVSGSGCVELTAVADDTVADGCVRIAAAHVSTVALGPMCGELSVERV; the protein is encoded by the coding sequence ATGCTAGAGATCGAAATCGACGGAAAGCAGGTTCAGGTGCCGGATGGCAGCACCGTCATGGATGCCGCATCCATGACCGGCTCCTACATCCCCCATTTCTGCTATCACAAGAAACTCTCCATTGCGGCCAACTGCCGCATGTGCCTGGTGCAGGTGGAAAAGGCGCCCAAGCCCTTGCCCGCCTGTGCGACGCCCGTGACCAACGGCATGAAGGTCTGGACCCAGTCCGAACTTGCGGTCAAGGCGCAGAAGGGTGTGATGGAGTTCCTGCTCATCAACCATCCGCTGGACTGTCCGATCTGTGACCAGGGTGGTGAATGCCAGCTGCAGGATCTGGCCGTGGGCTACGGTGGCAGCCAGTCCCGCTATCAGGAAGAAAAGCGGGTCGTGTTCAACAAGAACCTCGGCTCCCTCGTGTCGACCGACATGACGCGATGCATCAACTGCACGCGCTGCGTACGATTCACGACAGAGATTGCCGGTGAAATGGAGTTGGGCCAGGCCTTCCGCGGCGAGCACGCGGAGATCATGACCTTTGTCGAGAAGACGGTGGATTCCGAACTCTCCGGCAACATCATCGACCTGTGTCCGGTGGGTGCGCTGACCTCCAAGCCCTTCCGTTTTGCTGCACGCACGTGGGAGCTCTCGCGTCGCAAGTCGGTGAGCCCGCATGATGCCCTTGGCGCCAACCTCATCGTGCAAACCAAGCATGAAGTGGTCAAGCGCGTGCTTCCGCATGAGAATGAAGCGCTCAATGAGTGCTGGCTGTCGGACAAGGACCGCTTCTCCTACGAAGGTCTGTCCAGCGAAGATCGCCTGACCCAGCCCATGATCAAGCAGGGTGGCGAATGGAAGGCCACCGACTGGCAGACCGCGCTTGAGTTCGTTGCGACCGGACTTAAGGGAATCTCCAAGGACTACAGTCCCGCCTCGATCGGCGCACTTGCTTCTCCGCATTCCACGGTGGAAGAACTCCACCTGCTGCAGAAGCTGGTTCGCGGCCTTGGCTCGGACAACATCGACTTCCGCCTCCGTCAGACCGATTTCCGTGCCGATGCGTCGCGCAGCGCTGCTCCCTGGCTGGGCATGCCGGTGGCGGGTGTGTCTGATCTCAACCGCCTGCTGGTCGTGGGCAGCTTCCTGCGCAAGGACGCGCCGCTTCTGGCGCAGCGTGTGCGTCAGGCCGCCAAGCGCGGGCTGCACGTCAGTGCTGTGGGGCCCACCGCAGAAGATTGGCTGATTCCGGTGCGCCAGCGTGCGCTGGTCGCGCCCGACGCAATGGTTGCGACCCTTGCCGGGATCGTGGTCGCGCTTGCAGCCGAGAAGGGCGTTGCAGTCAGCGAGGGGCTCAGCGCCCAGTTGCCCGCAAGCGCTTCGGAATCAGAAACCGGGATCGCGCAGAGCCTTGCGAGTGGTCGTAAGGTTGCCGTGTGGCTTGGTAATCTGGCTGTGCAGCACCCGCGTGCTGCCGAGCTTCAGGTTCTCGCGCAGGAGATTGCCCGCCTGTCCGACGGTGTGTTCGGCTTCATCGGTGAGGCGGCCAACAGCGTGGGCGCTTATCTTGCCGGGGCCGTTCCTGCGGGGGCGGGGCTCAATGCCCGTGCAATGCTCGAAGACCCGCGCAAGGCGTACATTGTCATGGGCGCTGAGCCGGCACTTGATTTCGCTGATGGCGCGCTGGCGACGTCCGCGCTTGCGTCAGCACAGCTTGTGGTTGCGCTGACCGCCTTCGGATCGGACTCGCTGCGTGAGACCGCTGACGTGATGTTGCCGATTGCGCCGTTCTCGGAAACCTCGGGGACCTTCGTTAACTGCGAAGGAACTGCGCAGAGTTTCAACGCAGTCGCGAAGCAGTTGGGCGATACGCGTCCGGGCTGGAAGGTGCTGCGCGTCCTCGGAAACCTGTTGCAGCTCGACGGCTTCGACCAGGGTGACTCCGAAGCCGTGCGTGCCGAGGTTCTCGGTGCGGTGAGCCCCGCGTCTCTGGGCAACTCGGTCTCCGGCATCGACATCGCTGGCTCGACGGCCATTGCAGGCTTGCAGCGTGTTGCCGACGTGCCGATCTATTTCGCAGATCCGCTGGTACGCCGCGCACCCTCCCTGCAGAAGACCAAGGATGCTGCGGCACCCTCGGCTCGCATGTCGGGTTCGACGCTTGCGAGCCTGGGCGTTAATTCCGGGGAGCGTGTGCGAGTCAGCGGCAGCGGCTGCGTCGAGCTGACTGCGGTTGCGGACGATACGGTGGCTGACGGTTGCGTACGGATTGCTGCAGCGCACGTTTCGACCGTGGCGCTGGGCCCGATGTGCGGTGAATTGAGCGTGGAGCGAGTCTGA
- the nuoF gene encoding NADH-quinone oxidoreductase subunit NuoF has translation MSAHGLILAGVDGDRTWRLQDYVARGGYAALRKIIAEKTPPETIIAELKASVLRGRGGAGFPTGLKWSFMPRSFPGDKYLACNSDEGEPGTFKDRDILRYNPHTVIEGMIIAAYAMGCARGYNYIHGEIFEIYTRFEEALDEARAAGLLGQNILGSDFSFELFAHHGYGAYICGEETALLESIEGKKGQPRFKPPFPASYGLYGKPTTINNTETFASVPFIMNMGGEGFLNLGKPNNGGTKLFSISGHVNRPGNYEINLGTPFSELLEMAGGMRGGRQLKGVIPGGSSSPVIPGAVMMDCTMDYDSISKAGSMLGSGAVIVMDETTCMVKALERLSYFYFEESCGQCTPCREGTGWLYRVVHRIENGLGRPDDLDLLNSVTTNIMGRTICALGDAASMPVQSFIKHFGDEFAYHIENKKCLVPPEVQRAGSQIYVSPSC, from the coding sequence ATGAGCGCGCACGGACTGATTCTCGCCGGAGTCGATGGCGACCGCACCTGGCGGCTCCAGGATTATGTGGCCCGCGGCGGATACGCAGCGTTGCGCAAGATCATTGCGGAAAAGACGCCACCCGAGACCATCATTGCCGAACTCAAGGCGTCAGTGCTGCGAGGGCGTGGCGGCGCAGGCTTCCCGACCGGATTGAAGTGGAGCTTCATGCCGCGCTCCTTCCCGGGCGACAAGTACCTTGCATGCAACTCCGATGAAGGCGAGCCGGGAACGTTCAAGGATCGCGACATCCTGCGCTACAACCCGCATACCGTCATCGAAGGCATGATCATCGCAGCCTATGCGATGGGGTGTGCCCGCGGGTACAACTACATCCACGGTGAGATCTTCGAGATCTACACCCGCTTCGAAGAGGCGCTCGACGAGGCTCGTGCTGCCGGACTTCTCGGACAGAACATCCTCGGGTCGGACTTTTCCTTTGAGCTGTTTGCCCACCATGGTTACGGCGCCTACATCTGCGGCGAAGAAACCGCGCTGCTGGAGTCGATCGAGGGCAAGAAGGGGCAGCCGCGATTCAAGCCGCCGTTCCCGGCAAGCTACGGTCTGTACGGCAAGCCGACCACCATCAACAACACTGAAACCTTTGCGTCGGTCCCGTTCATCATGAACATGGGCGGCGAGGGTTTCCTGAACCTCGGCAAGCCGAATAACGGTGGCACCAAGCTGTTCTCGATTTCCGGTCATGTCAATCGTCCGGGCAACTACGAGATCAATCTCGGTACGCCGTTCTCCGAGCTTCTCGAGATGGCCGGTGGCATGCGTGGCGGGCGTCAGCTGAAGGGCGTGATTCCTGGTGGCTCTTCGTCGCCGGTCATTCCCGGCGCGGTGATGATGGACTGTACGATGGACTACGACTCGATCTCCAAGGCCGGCTCGATGCTGGGTTCTGGGGCGGTGATCGTGATGGACGAGACCACCTGCATGGTGAAGGCGCTCGAGCGCCTGTCCTACTTCTACTTCGAAGAGTCCTGTGGTCAATGTACGCCGTGTCGCGAAGGCACCGGCTGGCTGTACCGGGTTGTGCACCGGATCGAAAACGGTCTCGGCCGTCCGGACGACCTTGATCTGCTGAACTCGGTGACCACCAACATCATGGGACGCACCATCTGTGCGCTCGGTGATGCGGCCTCTATGCCGGTGCAGAGCTTCATCAAGCACTTCGGCGATGAATTCGCGTATCACATCGAAAACAAGAAATGTCTGGTTCCGCCGGAAGTGCAGCGTGCCGGCAGCCAAATCTACGTGAGCCCCTCATGCTAG
- a CDS encoding NADH-quinone oxidoreductase subunit J, translating into MEFKTFVFYFLAAILVFAALKVITARNPVHAALYLVLAFFNAGGIWLLLHAEFLAITLVMVYVGAVMVLFLFVVMMLDINLERLRQGFWSYLPVGALIGVLLVIEMAMVLGGQYFGLDAMPVPPEPQAGFSNTRELGRVLYTDYVYPFELASLVLLVAMVAAVSLTLRKRKNTKYIDPARQVSVKREGRVELVKMQAEKE; encoded by the coding sequence ATGGAATTCAAGACCTTCGTTTTCTACTTTCTTGCGGCGATCCTCGTATTCGCCGCACTGAAAGTGATTACCGCGAGAAACCCGGTGCATGCCGCGCTCTATCTCGTACTCGCCTTCTTCAACGCCGGCGGCATCTGGCTGCTGCTGCATGCCGAGTTTCTCGCCATCACGCTGGTGATGGTCTACGTCGGGGCGGTCATGGTCCTGTTCCTGTTCGTGGTGATGATGCTCGACATCAACCTCGAGCGCCTGAGACAGGGATTCTGGAGTTATCTCCCGGTTGGCGCGCTGATCGGCGTGCTGCTGGTGATCGAGATGGCCATGGTGCTCGGCGGTCAGTATTTCGGCCTCGATGCAATGCCCGTTCCGCCCGAACCCCAGGCCGGTTTCAGCAATACTCGGGAACTGGGTCGCGTGCTCTACACCGACTACGTCTATCCGTTCGAACTGGCCTCGCTGGTGCTGCTGGTGGCAATGGTGGCGGCGGTCTCGCTCACGCTGCGCAAGCGCAAGAACACAAAATACATCGATCCGGCACGGCAGGTCTCGGTGAAGCGCGAAGGACGCGTGGAACTGGTGAAGATGCAAGCCGAGAAAGAGTGA
- the nuoK gene encoding NADH-quinone oxidoreductase subunit NuoK, which produces MLSLSHYLILGAILFAISVVGIFLNRKNLIVLLMAIELMLLAVNLNFIAFSHYMGDIAGQVFVFFILTVAAAESAIGLAILVVLFRNLRTIHVDDLDSLKG; this is translated from the coding sequence ATGCTTTCGCTTTCCCATTACCTCATCCTGGGCGCGATCCTGTTCGCGATCAGTGTGGTCGGGATCTTCCTTAACCGGAAGAATCTCATTGTCCTGCTCATGGCCATCGAGCTGATGTTGCTCGCGGTCAATCTGAACTTCATCGCGTTCTCGCACTACATGGGCGATATCGCTGGTCAGGTTTTTGTTTTCTTCATCCTCACGGTGGCGGCTGCCGAATCGGCAATCGGTCTGGCGATCCTGGTTGTGCTGTTCCGCAACCTGCGCACGATCCACGTGGATGATCTGGACAGCCTCAAGGGTTAA
- the nuoE gene encoding NADH-quinone oxidoreductase subunit NuoE, with product MLSQETLQQIDREIAKYPSDQKQSAVMAALRIAQVEKGWLPKDVIEYVASYLDMPAIAAYEVASFYNMYDLNPVGRHKITVCTNLPCALSGGVHAADYLKSKLGIDFNETTPDGKFTLKEGECMGACGDAPVLLHNNHKMCSWMTTEKIDQMLADLEDK from the coding sequence ATGCTGAGCCAGGAAACGCTGCAACAGATCGATCGCGAGATCGCAAAATATCCGTCAGACCAGAAGCAGTCGGCTGTCATGGCCGCGCTGCGTATTGCACAGGTCGAAAAGGGCTGGTTGCCCAAGGACGTCATAGAGTACGTCGCGAGTTATCTCGACATGCCGGCCATTGCCGCTTACGAGGTCGCAAGCTTCTACAACATGTACGACCTCAATCCGGTCGGACGCCACAAGATCACGGTATGTACCAATCTGCCCTGTGCGCTGTCGGGCGGCGTACACGCGGCCGATTACCTGAAGAGCAAGCTGGGCATCGACTTCAACGAAACCACCCCTGACGGCAAGTTCACCCTCAAGGAGGGCGAATGCATGGGAGCCTGTGGAGATGCCCCGGTGCTGCTGCACAACAACCACAAGATGTGCAGCTGGATGACGACCGAGAAAATCGACCAAATGCTGGCCGATCTGGAAGACAAATGA